From Pseudomonas putida, one genomic window encodes:
- a CDS encoding short-chain fatty acid transporter, with amino-acid sequence MAAEIQDSRSARFALRCSNWAERWFPDSWVFAALAVVLVCLGAMAMGAKPTDTAKAFGDGFWSLIPFTMQMAFVVIGGYVVASSPPAARLIDRLARVPKNGRSAVCWVALISMLASLLNWGLSLVFGGLLVRALARRGDLKMDYRAAGAAAYLGLGAVWALGLSSSAAQLQANPASLPPSILSITGVIPFTETIFLWQSGVLLAALVIVSLVIAYATAPGPNSARSAEDCGVDPSFTAPPAPQRTRPGEWLEYSPILILLMVALAGGWLYQEFATKPAITAISGLNTYNLLFIMLGALLHWRPRSFLDAVARAVPTTTGVLIQFPLYGSIAAILTQVKGVDEQTLAHHISLFFTQIATHDTYAVLMGVYSAVLGFFIPSGGGKWIIEAPYVMLVANDLQYHLGWAVQIYNAAEALPNLINPFYMLPLLGVLGLKARDLIGFSFVQLLVHVPLVLVLLWALGTTLQYVPPVMP; translated from the coding sequence GTGGCCGCTGAAATCCAAGACAGCCGCTCCGCCCGATTTGCCCTGCGGTGCTCCAACTGGGCCGAGCGCTGGTTCCCCGATTCCTGGGTGTTCGCTGCCCTGGCAGTGGTGCTGGTATGCCTTGGCGCCATGGCCATGGGCGCCAAACCTACCGATACCGCCAAGGCCTTTGGCGATGGCTTCTGGAGCTTGATCCCGTTCACCATGCAAATGGCCTTCGTGGTCATCGGCGGCTATGTGGTGGCCAGCTCGCCCCCGGCCGCTCGGCTGATCGATCGCCTGGCGCGGGTGCCGAAGAACGGCCGTTCGGCGGTGTGCTGGGTGGCGCTGATCTCGATGCTGGCATCCTTGCTCAACTGGGGCCTGTCCCTGGTGTTCGGTGGCCTGCTGGTGCGCGCGCTGGCACGGCGCGGTGACCTGAAGATGGACTACCGCGCCGCCGGTGCTGCTGCGTACCTTGGCCTGGGGGCCGTCTGGGCCCTGGGGCTGTCGTCTTCAGCGGCGCAGTTGCAGGCCAACCCGGCCAGCCTGCCGCCGTCCATTTTGTCGATAACCGGCGTGATCCCATTCACCGAGACCATCTTCCTCTGGCAGTCCGGTGTATTGCTGGCCGCGCTGGTCATCGTCTCGTTGGTGATCGCCTACGCCACCGCACCTGGCCCGAACAGTGCGCGCAGTGCCGAAGACTGCGGCGTCGACCCCAGCTTCACCGCACCGCCCGCACCCCAGCGCACGCGCCCGGGTGAATGGCTGGAATACAGCCCGATCCTGATCCTGCTGATGGTGGCGCTGGCTGGTGGTTGGCTGTACCAAGAGTTCGCCACCAAGCCTGCCATTACCGCAATATCGGGGCTCAATACCTACAACCTGCTGTTCATCATGCTTGGCGCCTTGCTGCACTGGCGCCCACGCAGCTTCCTGGACGCCGTGGCGCGTGCGGTGCCGACCACCACCGGGGTGTTGATCCAGTTCCCGCTGTACGGCTCGATCGCCGCCATCCTCACCCAGGTGAAGGGTGTCGACGAGCAGACCCTGGCCCACCACATCTCGTTGTTCTTCACCCAGATCGCCACCCATGACACCTATGCCGTGCTCATGGGCGTGTACTCAGCGGTGCTGGGGTTCTTCATCCCCTCGGGGGGTGGCAAATGGATCATCGAAGCGCCCTACGTCATGTTGGTGGCCAATGACCTGCAGTACCACCTGGGCTGGGCAGTGCAGATCTACAACGCCGCCGAGGCGCTGCCCAACCTGATCAATCCGTTTTACATGCTGCCGCTGCTCGGGGTGCTGGGCCTGAAAGCGCGTGACCTGATCGGCTTTTCGTTCGTGCAACTGCTGGTGCACGTGCCGCTGGTGCTGGTGCTGCTCTGGGCGTTGGGGACGACCTTGCAGTATGTGCCGCCGGTGATGCCTTGA
- a CDS encoding type 1 glutamine amidotransferase domain-containing protein: MSKKILVVLTNTAKYPTLNRATGLWLGEAVHFVDAVEQAGHPVDYVSPGGGYVPIDPHSLQMAPELDWRYYTDKAFMNRLGTTLSPGQVMAEEYCAMYYTGGHGVMWDFPDDPQLQALARRIYENDGVVAAVCHGVAGLLNIKLSDNKLLLKDRQVTGFSNTEEKLAELEEVVPFLTENELVARGGSYSKHDDPWKPFVVCDGRLITGQNPASTHSLAEKVLQALKP; the protein is encoded by the coding sequence ATGAGCAAGAAAATTCTGGTGGTACTGACCAATACCGCCAAATATCCGACCCTGAATCGCGCAACCGGTTTATGGCTGGGTGAAGCTGTGCATTTTGTAGACGCGGTCGAGCAAGCAGGTCATCCAGTGGACTACGTTAGCCCTGGCGGCGGATACGTGCCAATCGATCCGCACAGCTTGCAGATGGCCCCCGAGCTGGATTGGCGCTACTACACCGACAAGGCATTCATGAACCGCCTGGGCACCACGCTAAGCCCCGGCCAGGTCATGGCAGAGGAATACTGTGCCATGTATTACACCGGCGGCCATGGTGTGATGTGGGACTTCCCTGACGACCCGCAATTGCAGGCGCTGGCGCGCAGGATCTACGAGAACGACGGCGTGGTGGCCGCCGTGTGCCATGGCGTCGCAGGGCTGCTGAACATCAAGCTCAGTGACAACAAGTTGCTGCTCAAGGACCGACAGGTCACCGGATTCTCCAATACCGAAGAAAAGCTTGCCGAGCTTGAGGAGGTGGTGCCTTTCCTCACCGAAAACGAACTGGTCGCACGAGGGGGCAGTTACAGCAAACATGATGATCCCTGGAAGCCCTTCGTGGTCTGTGATGGCCGCCTGATCACAGGGCAAAACCCCGCCTCGACGCATTCACTGGCAGAGAAAGTGCTCCAGGCGCTCAAGCCGTAA
- a CDS encoding CSS-motif domain-containing protein has translation MSKFKVLGRSMMALLLTLAISLIPVASGLMVMIYQHDNKLKETARVSLKEAIFSIDLSLNRLHDAALAAMPLAGSACETARTHLLKQIQDVRYLRALALAVDGRTYCDTLVPPSAQNRFSPDLEAPVQLIFDSPAAPNEVLVAYQLRDENLSVIASTSGLELRNELRAFQTGLVLLLEFGDFYIWADGDSRDPARPSQSEFSMTGKSDKYGYTVKVGYPDGFAADERRHMLMQMLPSLTLIGIITGSIVYWGLFRQWRKAERTAAPKK, from the coding sequence ATGTCGAAATTCAAGGTTCTCGGTCGCAGCATGATGGCGCTGCTGCTGACACTGGCGATCAGTTTGATACCCGTTGCGTCAGGCTTGATGGTGATGATCTACCAGCACGATAACAAGCTCAAAGAGACGGCTCGCGTATCGTTGAAGGAAGCCATTTTTTCCATTGATCTGTCCCTCAACCGCTTGCACGACGCGGCCTTGGCGGCAATGCCACTGGCGGGCAGTGCTTGCGAGACAGCCAGGACGCACTTGCTGAAACAAATTCAGGATGTTCGATACCTGCGAGCGCTGGCATTGGCTGTCGATGGCCGTACGTACTGTGACACGCTGGTTCCGCCGAGTGCACAAAACCGGTTTTCGCCTGACCTTGAGGCTCCGGTGCAACTGATCTTCGACTCGCCCGCAGCGCCCAATGAAGTGCTTGTGGCCTACCAGCTTCGTGATGAAAATCTGAGTGTGATCGCATCGACCTCCGGCTTGGAACTGCGCAACGAACTGCGCGCATTTCAAACCGGGCTGGTGCTGCTCCTGGAGTTCGGGGATTTTTACATCTGGGCCGATGGCGACAGCCGGGACCCTGCCCGCCCCTCGCAGTCCGAGTTTTCAATGACCGGGAAATCGGACAAGTACGGCTACACCGTGAAAGTCGGCTACCCGGACGGCTTTGCCGCTGATGAAAGGCGCCATATGCTGATGCAGATGCTGCCATCGCTTACGTTGATCGGCATCATTACAGGGTCGATCGTCTACTGGGGGCTGTTCAGGCAGTGGCGTAAAGCGGAACGTACCGCCGCCCCAAAAAAGTGA
- the hppD gene encoding 4-hydroxyphenylpyruvate dioxygenase, producing MADIFDNPMGLMGFEFIELASPTPGVLEPVFQMLGFTKVATHRSKDVHLYRQGGINLILNNEPKSIASYFAAEHGPSVCGMAFRVRNAHEAYARALELGAQPVEIETGPMELRLPAIKGIGGAPLYLIDRFEEGSSIYDIDFNFIEGVDRNPAGAGLKIIDHLTHNVYRGRMAYWAGFYEKLFNFREIRYFDIKGEYTGLTSKAMTAPDGMIRIPLNEESSKGAGQIEEFLMQFNGEGIQHVAFLTDDLLKTWDALKGYGMRFMTAPPQTYYEMLEERLPGHGEPVDQLQARGILLDGASEAGDKRLLLQIFSETLLGPVFFEFIQRKGDDGFGEGNFKALFESIERDQVRRGVLDVQ from the coding sequence ATGGCTGATATCTTCGACAACCCTATGGGCCTGATGGGCTTTGAATTCATTGAACTGGCATCGCCAACCCCAGGCGTTCTTGAGCCCGTCTTCCAGATGCTCGGTTTCACCAAGGTCGCCACACACCGCTCCAAGGACGTGCACCTGTATCGGCAAGGTGGCATCAACCTGATTCTCAACAATGAGCCGAAAAGCATCGCCTCCTACTTTGCAGCCGAGCATGGGCCGTCAGTGTGTGGCATGGCGTTCCGCGTGCGCAACGCTCATGAAGCCTACGCCCGTGCCCTGGAATTGGGCGCCCAGCCCGTCGAGATCGAAACCGGCCCGATGGAACTGCGCCTGCCGGCGATCAAAGGCATCGGCGGCGCCCCCCTGTACCTGATCGACCGCTTCGAAGAAGGCAGCTCGATCTATGACATCGACTTCAACTTCATCGAAGGCGTGGACCGCAATCCGGCCGGCGCAGGGCTGAAGATCATCGATCACCTGACTCACAACGTGTATCGCGGCCGCATGGCTTACTGGGCCGGCTTCTATGAAAAGCTCTTCAACTTCCGCGAAATCCGCTACTTCGACATCAAGGGCGAGTACACCGGCCTGACCTCCAAGGCCATGACCGCTCCGGATGGCATGATCCGCATCCCGCTCAATGAGGAGTCGTCCAAAGGGGCGGGGCAGATCGAAGAGTTCCTGATGCAGTTCAACGGTGAGGGCATCCAGCATGTCGCCTTCCTTACCGATGACCTGCTCAAGACCTGGGATGCACTCAAGGGCTACGGCATGCGCTTCATGACTGCACCGCCGCAGACCTATTACGAAATGCTCGAGGAGCGCCTGCCAGGGCACGGTGAGCCGGTTGACCAACTGCAGGCTCGCGGCATTCTGCTCGACGGCGCCTCCGAGGCCGGCGACAAGCGCCTGCTGCTGCAGATCTTCTCTGAAACCCTGCTCGGGCCGGTGTTCTTCGAGTTCATCCAGCGCAAAGGTGATGACGGGTTTGGCGAAGGCAACTTCAAGGCACTGTTCGAGTCGATCGAGCGCGACCAGGTTCGCCGGGGCGTGCTCGACGTTCAATAA
- the rarD gene encoding EamA family transporter RarD — MSKGILCSVMASCLFAVMYFYTSLLTPLDGEEIFGWRTLLTLPCLTLFMLASKDWKRVGDLLARVRQTPALLLGMVGTSWLMGVQLWLFLWAPLHGRSLEVSMGYFLLPLAMVLTGRLVYGERLSRLQKVAVACAALGVAHELYQHGSFAWETMLVMIGYPVYFVLRRRCRTDHLGGLWCDMCLLLPWALYFVSQGPLSSADLVAHPGLYGLIPLLGAISASALIAYVLASRLLPFSLFGLLSYVEPVLLVGVALLLGETIGPDQWLTYLPIWAAVLVLVLEGFKHLLRQRRRSV, encoded by the coding sequence GTGTCAAAAGGCATTCTCTGTTCGGTCATGGCCTCCTGCCTGTTCGCCGTGATGTACTTCTATACCTCCCTGCTCACTCCGCTCGATGGCGAAGAAATCTTTGGCTGGCGCACGCTGCTGACGCTGCCCTGCCTCACACTGTTCATGCTGGCCAGCAAAGACTGGAAACGGGTCGGTGACTTGCTCGCGCGCGTGCGCCAGACCCCAGCGCTGCTGCTGGGCATGGTGGGCACCTCATGGCTGATGGGCGTGCAACTGTGGCTGTTCCTCTGGGCGCCCCTGCACGGGCGTAGCCTTGAGGTGTCGATGGGCTACTTCCTGCTGCCGCTGGCGATGGTGCTGACGGGGCGCCTGGTGTACGGCGAACGCCTGTCACGCCTGCAAAAAGTGGCGGTGGCCTGCGCTGCGCTGGGCGTGGCGCACGAGCTTTACCAGCACGGCAGCTTCGCCTGGGAAACCATGCTGGTGATGATCGGCTACCCCGTCTACTTCGTGCTGCGCCGGCGCTGCCGCACCGACCACCTGGGCGGCTTGTGGTGCGACATGTGCCTGTTGCTGCCCTGGGCCCTGTACTTCGTCAGCCAAGGCCCGCTGTCCAGTGCTGACCTGGTTGCGCATCCTGGCCTGTACGGTCTGATTCCACTGCTTGGCGCGATCAGTGCCTCAGCCCTGATCGCCTATGTGCTGGCCAGCCGACTGCTGCCGTTCAGCCTGTTCGGCCTGCTCAGCTATGTCGAACCGGTGCTGCTGGTGGGCGTAGCGCTGCTGCTGGGCGAGACGATCGGCCCGGATCAGTGGCTGACTTACCTGCCGATCTGGGCCGCGGTCCTGGTGCTGGTGCTTGAGGGTTTCAAGCACCTGCTGCGCCAACGTCGCCGTTCGGTTTAA
- a CDS encoding TerC family protein has translation MEWLADPTAWLGLLTLIVLELVLGIDNLVFIAILADKLPPHQRDRARVIGLSLALIMRLGLLASISWMVTLTAPLFEVFGKSFSGRDLIMLFGGVFLLFKATMELHERLEGHVTQASGAVRHAAFWPIVAQIVVLDAVFSLDAVITAVGMVEHLSVMMIAVIFSIGIMIVASKPLTRFVNAHPTVIMLCLGFLMMIGFSLTAEGLGFHIPKGYLYAAIGFSILIELFNQLARARRKRSLQQHRPLRERTAHAVLRLLGGRRVEADEVGEEIADLVAGGEEHVLFDRRERVMISGVLNLAERPIRTVMTARTEVDVLDLAQPAATITEALANSPYSRLPLIRDGRIDEPLGFVHKKELLKELLSGNQPDLERMARAPLNLLESFSILNALEQMRSQSTHIAFVVNEFGDFTGLLTMTDILESIAGELPDASEVEGPAIVEDADGFVVSGALNLSQVQARTGFSARATEDYQTLAGLVMSLLDRLPVVGDHLAWNGWSMTVVAVEERRVRQVRLKPNGDVGAAGA, from the coding sequence ATGGAATGGCTAGCCGACCCCACGGCCTGGCTGGGCCTGTTGACGCTTATCGTCCTCGAGCTGGTGCTGGGTATCGACAACCTGGTGTTCATCGCCATCCTGGCCGACAAACTGCCGCCGCATCAGCGCGATCGCGCGCGGGTGATCGGTCTGAGCCTGGCGCTGATCATGCGCCTGGGCCTGCTGGCCAGTATCTCGTGGATGGTCACCCTGACCGCGCCGTTGTTCGAGGTGTTCGGCAAGAGCTTCTCCGGCCGTGACCTGATCATGCTGTTCGGCGGTGTGTTCCTGCTGTTCAAGGCCACCATGGAGTTGCATGAACGCCTCGAAGGCCATGTCACCCAAGCCAGTGGCGCGGTGCGCCATGCCGCGTTCTGGCCCATCGTGGCGCAGATCGTGGTGCTCGACGCCGTATTCTCGCTCGACGCGGTGATCACTGCAGTGGGTATGGTCGAACACCTGTCGGTGATGATGATCGCGGTGATCTTCTCGATCGGCATCATGATCGTCGCCAGCAAGCCGCTGACCCGCTTCGTCAACGCCCACCCGACGGTGATCATGCTGTGCCTGGGCTTCTTGATGATGATCGGCTTCAGCCTGACCGCCGAAGGCCTGGGCTTCCATATTCCCAAAGGCTATCTGTATGCGGCCATTGGTTTCTCGATCCTGATCGAGCTGTTCAACCAGCTGGCGCGTGCTCGCCGCAAGCGAAGCCTGCAGCAGCACCGGCCACTGCGTGAGCGTACCGCCCACGCCGTGCTGCGCCTGCTCGGCGGGCGCAGGGTGGAGGCTGACGAGGTCGGTGAGGAGATCGCTGACCTGGTCGCGGGCGGTGAGGAACATGTGCTGTTCGACCGCCGTGAACGGGTGATGATCAGTGGTGTGCTGAACCTGGCCGAGCGGCCGATCCGCACGGTGATGACTGCCCGTACCGAAGTCGACGTCCTCGACCTGGCGCAGCCTGCGGCGACGATTACCGAAGCGTTGGCCAACTCACCTTACTCGCGCCTGCCGCTGATCCGTGACGGCCGCATCGATGAGCCGCTGGGCTTTGTGCACAAGAAAGAACTGCTCAAGGAGCTGCTCTCTGGCAACCAGCCAGACCTTGAGCGCATGGCCCGGGCGCCGTTGAACCTGCTGGAAAGCTTCAGCATCCTCAACGCGCTGGAGCAGATGCGCAGCCAGTCGACGCACATCGCCTTCGTGGTGAACGAATTCGGTGACTTCACCGGCCTGCTGACCATGACCGACATTCTCGAGTCGATCGCCGGTGAGCTGCCGGATGCCAGTGAGGTGGAAGGCCCGGCGATCGTCGAAGACGCTGATGGCTTCGTCGTCAGCGGCGCGCTGAACCTCAGCCAGGTGCAGGCGCGCACCGGCTTCAGCGCGCGTGCGACCGAAGATTACCAGACCCTTGCCGGCCTGGTGATGAGCCTGCTCGACCGCCTGCCGGTGGTCGGTGACCACCTGGCCTGGAACGGCTGGAGCATGACGGTGGTGGCGGTGGAAGAACGGCGGGTGCGCCAGGTGCGCCTTAAACCGAACGGCGACGTTGGCGCAGCAGGTGCTTGA
- a CDS encoding EAL domain-containing protein encodes MPLRSKRPARWSWRTLLPWGVGILPLAFGLIVMHWQIERELRASSQATTRQVVEQVEHILDSLSGAAQTLLPLAGSPCAQAELALRKEVTRNAFVRSTNLFRQDTLYCTSLFGEFDEPVDPRDYSDGKLWLMDGNSVTPGHPLLVYRASDGDRGAITTVDGDHLLTALRLIGPSEALHLRVGTAWMGKDGVVHQGLPPPAAIGDVTLGSTHYPFSVHGGYTADKRSELLRSRYPALLSLLLLLGVAAGCTCRWQIRRANSPRAELRRALEADEFLPFFQPVVRKGDYRWAGAEVLMRWDHPQEGLVRPDLFIPYAEHSGQIVDMTRALMQHTAQSLAPYAALLEDGFHIGINITADHCRDLALIDDCRTFLEHFPPGRVVLTLELTERKLIEASAVTLELFEQLHEMGVMIALDDFGTGQSSLNYLRQFKVDYLKIDQSFVAMIGGDALSQHILDSIIELSGKLGLGIVAEGVETEVQRDYLARYDVDFQQGYLFARPMPAAQFLQALATRPGVPRLPHDAAPEIMRG; translated from the coding sequence ATGCCCCTGCGCAGTAAAAGACCCGCCCGCTGGAGCTGGCGCACCCTCCTCCCTTGGGGCGTTGGCATCTTGCCCCTGGCGTTCGGCCTGATCGTGATGCACTGGCAAATCGAGCGCGAACTGCGCGCCAGCAGCCAGGCCACCACACGGCAAGTGGTCGAACAGGTCGAGCATATTCTCGACAGCCTTTCCGGTGCCGCTCAGACGCTGCTGCCATTGGCGGGCAGCCCGTGCGCGCAAGCCGAACTGGCCTTGCGTAAAGAGGTGACGCGCAACGCTTTCGTGCGCTCGACCAACCTGTTCCGGCAAGACACGCTGTACTGCACCTCGCTGTTCGGCGAATTCGACGAGCCGGTGGACCCCCGCGACTACAGCGATGGAAAGCTGTGGCTGATGGACGGCAACTCCGTGACACCGGGGCACCCATTGCTGGTGTATCGGGCCAGTGACGGCGACCGAGGCGCCATCACCACCGTCGATGGCGACCATTTGCTGACCGCGCTGCGCCTTATCGGCCCCAGCGAGGCACTGCACTTGCGTGTCGGCACGGCGTGGATGGGCAAGGATGGCGTGGTGCATCAAGGCCTGCCACCCCCTGCAGCCATTGGCGACGTGACACTCGGGTCGACGCACTACCCTTTCAGCGTCCACGGCGGTTACACCGCCGACAAACGCAGCGAATTACTGCGCAGCCGCTACCCGGCACTGCTCAGCTTGCTGCTGTTGCTCGGTGTTGCTGCCGGTTGCACCTGCCGCTGGCAAATTCGCCGCGCCAATTCCCCCCGCGCCGAACTGCGCCGCGCGCTGGAAGCCGACGAGTTCCTGCCGTTTTTCCAGCCGGTGGTGCGCAAGGGCGACTATCGCTGGGCTGGCGCCGAAGTGCTGATGCGCTGGGACCACCCGCAAGAAGGCCTGGTGCGCCCCGACCTGTTCATTCCCTATGCCGAACACAGCGGCCAGATCGTCGACATGACCCGAGCTCTGATGCAGCACACCGCACAAAGCCTGGCGCCTTACGCAGCATTGCTGGAAGACGGCTTCCACATCGGCATCAACATCACGGCCGATCACTGCCGTGACCTGGCCCTGATCGACGACTGCCGCACGTTCCTCGAACACTTCCCCCCCGGGCGGGTGGTGCTGACGCTGGAGCTGACTGAGCGCAAACTGATCGAGGCCAGCGCAGTGACCCTCGAACTGTTCGAACAGCTCCATGAGATGGGCGTGATGATCGCACTGGACGACTTCGGCACTGGCCAGTCCAGCCTCAATTACCTGCGCCAGTTCAAGGTCGACTACCTGAAGATCGACCAGAGCTTCGTGGCAATGATCGGCGGTGATGCGCTGTCACAGCATATCCTCGACAGCATCATCGAACTGTCGGGGAAGCTGGGCCTGGGCATCGTTGCCGAAGGCGTGGAAACCGAAGTGCAGCGCGATTATCTGGCCCGGTATGACGTGGACTTTCAGCAGGGCTATCTGTTCGCCAGGCCAATGCCGGCAGCGCAATTTCTCCAGGCACTGGCCACGCGACCAGGCGTGCCGCGGTTGCCGCATGACGCGGCCCCTGAGATCATGCGCGGCTGA
- a CDS encoding CoA transferase subunit A yields the protein MAGLDKRVATYEQALEGLTDDMTVLAGGFGLCGIPENLIAEIKRRGVKGLTVVSNNCGVDGFGLGVLLEERQIRKMIASYVGENAEFERQLLSGELEVELTPQGTLAEKMRAGGAGIPAFFTATGYGTPVAEGKEVREFKGRNYILEESITGDFAIVKGWKADHYGNVVYRNTAQNFNPLAATAGKITVVEVEEIVEPGVLLPSEIHTPGIFVDRVIVGTFEKRIEKRTVKA from the coding sequence ATGGCCGGACTGGACAAGCGCGTAGCAACCTATGAACAGGCCCTCGAAGGCCTGACCGACGACATGACGGTACTGGCCGGCGGCTTCGGCCTGTGCGGCATCCCGGAAAACCTCATTGCCGAAATCAAGCGCCGTGGCGTCAAGGGCCTCACCGTGGTTTCCAACAACTGCGGCGTCGACGGCTTTGGCCTGGGCGTACTGCTGGAAGAGCGGCAGATCCGCAAGATGATTGCCTCCTACGTCGGCGAGAATGCCGAATTCGAGCGCCAGTTGCTCAGTGGCGAGCTGGAAGTGGAACTGACCCCGCAAGGCACCCTGGCCGAAAAAATGCGCGCTGGCGGCGCCGGCATCCCGGCCTTCTTCACCGCAACCGGCTACGGCACGCCAGTTGCCGAGGGCAAGGAAGTGCGCGAGTTCAAGGGCCGCAACTACATCCTGGAAGAATCGATCACCGGTGACTTCGCCATCGTCAAAGGCTGGAAGGCCGACCACTACGGCAACGTGGTCTACCGCAACACCGCGCAAAACTTCAACCCGCTGGCCGCCACCGCCGGCAAGATCACCGTGGTCGAAGTCGAAGAAATCGTCGAGCCAGGCGTGCTGCTGCCCAGCGAGATCCATACCCCTGGCATCTTCGTCGACCGGGTCATCGTCGGCACCTTCGAAAAACGCATCGAAAAGCGCACCGTCAAGGCCTGA
- a CDS encoding LysR family transcriptional regulator, with protein MNVKQLRAFVAVAKYQSFAQAGEHLHVSQPALSLTIKALEENLGGALLTRTTRSVSLTAEGEVLLPLARRLLADWDDTEEMLRQRFTLQLGRVSVAAMPAFAGNLLPHSLKVFRQRYPKVNVTVHDVINEQVLELVRHRRVELGIGFEPENTDGLRFRPLYLDRFVAVVPTDSPLSELAEVSWAQLLGEDFIALQRPSAVRLLLEQNVAALHGKLAVAFESHQLSTIGRMVASGLGVSAVPALCINQMQELGARCITLVEPTVERRIGVIALSDHKLSTAAQALLEVLLSHTQIPEVTCVT; from the coding sequence ATGAACGTCAAGCAACTGCGCGCCTTCGTCGCCGTGGCCAAGTACCAGAGTTTTGCCCAGGCCGGCGAACACCTGCATGTCTCGCAACCGGCGCTGAGCCTTACCATCAAGGCACTGGAGGAGAACCTGGGTGGCGCCCTGCTCACCCGAACCACGCGCAGCGTCAGCCTGACCGCCGAAGGTGAGGTCCTGCTGCCACTGGCCCGGCGCCTGCTGGCCGACTGGGACGACACCGAGGAGATGCTGCGCCAGCGGTTCACCCTGCAATTGGGGCGGGTGTCGGTGGCGGCCATGCCGGCGTTTGCCGGCAACCTGCTGCCCCACTCACTTAAGGTGTTTCGCCAGCGTTACCCTAAGGTCAACGTCACGGTGCACGATGTGATCAACGAGCAGGTTCTGGAACTGGTGCGCCACCGCCGCGTCGAACTGGGCATCGGCTTCGAGCCGGAAAACACCGACGGCCTGCGCTTCCGCCCGCTGTACCTGGACCGTTTCGTTGCCGTGGTGCCCACCGACTCCCCGTTGTCCGAGCTGGCCGAAGTCAGCTGGGCGCAGTTGCTGGGCGAAGATTTCATCGCCCTGCAGCGCCCTTCGGCCGTGCGCCTGCTGCTGGAGCAGAACGTGGCGGCACTGCATGGCAAGCTGGCGGTGGCGTTCGAAAGCCACCAGCTCTCGACCATTGGCCGCATGGTCGCCAGTGGGCTGGGCGTGAGCGCGGTGCCGGCGCTGTGCATCAACCAGATGCAGGAGCTCGGCGCGCGTTGCATTACCCTGGTAGAGCCCACTGTCGAACGGCGGATCGGCGTAATCGCCTTGAGCGACCATAAACTGTCCACTGCAGCGCAGGCGCTGCTTGAGGTACTGCTTTCCCATACCCAGATTCCGGAGGTGACATGCGTTACATGA
- a CDS encoding CoA transferase subunit B produces MALTREQMAQRVARELQDGFYVNLGIGIPTLVANYVPADMDVMLQSENGLLGMGEFPTESTIDADMINAGKQTVTARRGASIFDSAQSFAMIRGGHVDLTVLGAFEVDVEGNIASWMIPGKLVKGMGGAMDLVAGAENIIVTMTHASKDGESKLLPRCSLPLTGAGCIRKVLTDLAYLEIENGAFILRETAPGVSVEEIVAKTAGKLIVPDDVKEMSF; encoded by the coding sequence ATGGCACTGACCCGCGAACAGATGGCACAACGCGTCGCACGCGAACTGCAGGACGGCTTCTACGTCAACCTCGGCATCGGCATCCCCACCCTGGTGGCCAACTACGTCCCTGCTGACATGGATGTGATGCTGCAGTCGGAAAATGGCCTGCTGGGGATGGGCGAATTCCCTACCGAGAGCACGATCGACGCCGACATGATCAATGCCGGCAAGCAGACCGTCACCGCCCGTCGCGGCGCCTCGATCTTCGATTCGGCACAATCGTTCGCCATGATCCGTGGCGGCCATGTCGACCTCACTGTGCTCGGCGCCTTCGAAGTGGATGTCGAGGGCAATATCGCCTCGTGGATGATCCCGGGCAAGCTGGTCAAGGGTATGGGCGGCGCGATGGACCTGGTCGCCGGTGCCGAGAACATCATCGTCACCATGACTCACGCCTCGAAAGACGGCGAATCCAAGCTGCTGCCACGCTGCAGCCTGCCGCTGACCGGCGCCGGCTGCATCCGCAAGGTGCTCACTGACCTGGCCTACCTGGAGATCGAAAACGGTGCCTTCATCCTGCGCGAAACCGCACCGGGGGTGAGCGTCGAAGAAATCGTCGCGAAAACCGCCGGCAAGCTGATCGTGCCGGATGATGTGAAGGAAATGTCTTTCTGA